TTATTAAATCAACTCTTGACTAGTGGGTCGGGAATTTACATATGGGTCCGAAATCTGGAAATGGGCCAAAACACATATGCTTTAggattcaaataaatattaaatgagcTTTCTCTTATGGgcttagtaaaatttaatgggCTTAAACCAATACTAAATTTGGGTGTAAACAACTCtctaattaactttttattaatagagtaaaaagagagagaaataagtaaaaaaaaaagagaatttgactcttaaagaaaagagttaaaaaaaaaatataattatgatattaacgaaacaacaaaaaaaatgagGGAGACTAGGAGACgccaatttaatttttgtagaGGACAgtgaaaaaaattgaattaacattttattattttcttcttgaattttaatttaatttaattttaggttGTGCTTTgcatactaaaatatttaaattacaaaaaaatccTTACTGATTTAACctgtttttaattttgtacCCAACTATTTCAAGTCTGGCAAAATAAACCCATGTAGCATTAATGATTGCTTATTCCATCCCTAATATTACTCTTTTCTTCTATGGCCATCCTACTGATTTGCTAAATcctcaaaaatatttattcaaacCAAAAGAGCTTTTCCCCCCTAGTTTCTTCTTAAGAAATTATACAATTGAATCCTTATTGCGATAGAATATTATAAAGTTTTTTATGTAGTAAagagaaataatataatatatttaagaattattttcttctttcttaaatttaaggAGAGAGATTGTAATCTTTGAGTTATTTTAGTGAAGGAGAATGAATTAAGGACGCTCTTAGAAACTTAATTTTTGCATATGttctttataataaagaaggagcatgaattaaaaaaatttgttggAATGCTCTTAGACCTAAATTTGTTAAGGTCTATTGTTGATTGACGGTTTAAAGGTCAATTTGCCCCCTCAACTTGGAGTCAATAACCAATTTACTCATTTTAACTTTTCGGTCCTTTTTAACCATCAATTTGGCAAAAAACGACCAATTCAGTCTAATCTCTCTCCAAATTAAGGGATTGAATCCACGTGTTATGTAAAGCAAGTGAATGAACTACCTGGTCAATAAATAAAGTTCATTTTAGTCCCTAGACTTTATATTATGTatcaaacttaataaaataattgatattttaagatttttattttagtataatctaataataatatctaacaagaataattaaattataattttttattaaataaaataattaaattaaactcatataagtttaaatttctttattaaaatagaataaattttgtagttttttaaaataatttatcttagtttctaataaaaataattagttgataaaattttttatttttatttttatttttagcataatttagTCAAATGAATAAGAAAATCTAATTAGTTACTTTCATATAAGTATCAATtttatctcaaattaataatatataaacttaagaaactaaaccatttttaataatttttcttattaaaaaattaaaatatataaaaaattaaaataaaaaatcttgaactcgtaattattattattgtatttttatatatttattaaaatagtaaataataaaattttctcaaCTCATAACTATctcaaaattagaaattattagtACAAAAAGTACGTTGGGATTTTCTCTAAAATACTTTTCTTAAGCTAATGagataagaaattattaataaatatttttattttatattttattagatattaaagttaatttatctaaagttaaataacttaataatcaatattaaattatgaacCAAACTAAACTTTTTGTCGATTTAGTTCTTTAACTGAGTTGATAACATGAAAACTAACATATGAGATAATAGTTAATGCAATCAAAACTCATAgactaattattattcttagaTACAACGATCAAATTgtgcttaaaataaaaatagagtaagaaaataaatattatttaattattttacattatatactaagattaaatattattaagagtattatttaatttaaattatttaataattttattttatccgaGTTTGATACTAATATGAagttttaataattcaattgaattctaCTTATCGATTAGATCTTTTAACTCAACTTTTACTTTCTTTGTATGATGTGCAAAACTTAGTCTACTAAAGTTATAAGAGTTTGGAGTGAATTTGCCCCTTTTGTTAAGTTGGTGGACAAAATGgaccaaaaaaattaagaaccTGGATAAATTGGCTATTAACTTCAAGTTGAGGGGGCAAATTGATCTATAAACCGTTGATGGACACTCAAGAATTTGGGCGCGTGGGTGAGATTAGCAAATCAAGAAGTAGCGACGAATGAAGCTACGAAAAGCACTCGCGTGCCTTTCAAGAACATGGAGGAGGGGTCTCTAGCGGACAAGCCAGCAACTTGACCATTTTACCAGAGTTTACCTGATGGTTAATGAGTTCAATCAAACGGTTAAAAAATCAGTCCATCATTTCCTCCGTGACGAGCGGGGAAAACGGGGCCCCTTGCCCGCCCCATTGCCAATGCCATTGATTGATTCAAGAACTGAAAACTGTAGAGTTTTTAGTGATGGAAATGAAATCTTGCAGTCAGGACGGTAGGCAGGACAGGAACAGAGCAGTAcccattttatctttttattctttcattcatttttttcttaaaaactcaataaaataCAGACAAAAGAAGAAGTGGGTTCCACTAAAATTGGACTAAATCATGAGTAGTGGTGCTGGAATTGCTAGTTTTTGCTTCCAAAAGGACTTGCTCacttttcttcttaaaaaagaCTTGGATTCCTCCTAATTCAGACGTGCTAGCCTTGATGCTTGTTTCCtcctattcttcttcttcttcttcttcatattcAACTTCTCTCCTCTCCTTTCTAAATAACTCCTTggtttttgcttttttatgGTGCTCATGTAGCTTCATAAACTACTTCATATACACATTAATGTTTGTCGTTTTCTTTGGTTTAGAGTGAAAAAGCATTATTGCATACCAAATATCATACACGTTTCATTCTAGCCTCTCTGTGTCCTTTATTTGGCATTTGGGCAACCTGGGTTTTCACTTTCACATTGGTTAGTGAATAAAATTTGGATGGGGAAAACTGGCTTTGGCTTATTATAGTCTTAGCAGCTGCACAGAAATTTCCAAGTTTGTTCCTTTGTAGGAGGATCAGGTTAGTCCCTTTAGTTTCACTTATAAAACCCAattcttttcactttttctCTGTTCTTGTTTTGTGggcaaatttaaaaataagccAGTAAAGTTGCTAGCTTTACTCGGTTGAGTTCAATGAGAGTATTTGGTTAAGTTCAGGTAATTTCCTGTATTTGAACTGTAGATAGAATTTTTGCTTATTTCCTCTGTGGCAATAGTGACAAAGTTGGGAATTTCAAGCTTCTTGTGCCTTTTACAGATTGACTGAGACATACTTTTGTGATAtgcttattaattatttagattctttgttgaaattttgaatttgtaaTCTAATTATCTATtcattttttgcttttctgaTTGGCTGCTGAAGTGTGGCATGAAAAAGTATTGCTGGCTTAGACTGTTGCTTCCCAATCTTGTTTGGAATATAGGTGcttttggtttctttttaGTTGTAAATTGTTAGGAAAAAAATGTTTATGtctcttcctttctctttgttCTTTTGAATCTTTAAGGTTTTTGAATCTTAAAGCCATCAGGGTTCAGATAGGGTTTTGATTTGGGGTATGATTTATCACTTTATACAAATGTGAGATGTGGTTGCTCTCTTGCATGCTTGCTGCCTTTTCCATCACCAATATTGGTTCATTTGAGGATTTTCACTTTTGAACTCTCAGGATTTTAGTGGGTTTCTAAAGCTGGGTTATTGGAAGAAAGTTTGATCTTTTGAGAGATTGCAAAAAAGTTTTCTGCAGAACATCAACAATTTAAGGTCTACTTTTCTTTCTGTTGCGTCTGTAGGAGCATGATCGGCAGTCttctaattttgattattGCCATTCCTGCAGGATAAGGGATTGTATGTGCAAGTTTCTTTTCTAAGGGTACAATGACTGCGTCTACTGCCTCTAGGGAGGCATCGAATTATGATGAGGTCTCTATGCAGCAGAGCTTGCTCTTCTCTGATAGTCTTAAGGTGCTCTTTCTTAACTTTTATTTGTTGGTCCCTCATCTGCAGgaaacttatattttaaatttcatgataaaagatggtattttttaattgtgtGTATACTATAGCATATATTTGCTAGTCTAATCAACTACTTATGCTGATTGATTCCATCATTCAAGATTATACTTGTACAATCTGCTTCTAAAATTCTTACTTTGGACTATTTCTTTATAGGAGTGTAATTGAGTCAATCTAGTTGTCAGCTCTTCAGATTTTACTAACAAAATGCACATGAGCCTAGTcaagtatttaattttctttatataattttaaatgttatttgaattttaaattaacatTTAAATGACAAGATTTTATGTTTACTGATTTATACGAGATACATAAAATTCTACTGCCAATTTCAGCTTACTCAAGATCAATTGAAAATTTGacttaaaatcttttaataataaagtcAATTAGAGTTGAGCATGAGTATCTTACGAATTGAGCTCaagtattagaaacaaaaCTTGAAAATTTAGTAAAGTTTCGAGCCTTGAGTTCTTGAATTGACTCAAGTTTGAGTAGTTTTTACTTGAACCAGCTTGATATAGTCACGATTCTCTCAAGGTTCTTGAGCAATTGTTACTAATATGTATCCTTTCACACTGTTCACCCTTTAAGAATTTTGATATTCTTCATTTGACTTATTGGCAGAAATTTTGCATGTTACAATAAGATAACCTATATAGGGTTTTGGCACATCATTTTCTTTGTTGCATCCATATATTTCAGGATTTGAAGAATCTGAGAACACAGTTATATTCAGCAGCTGAGTATTTTGAACTATCGTACACAAATGATGACCAAAAACAGATGTGAGTGCCTTGAGTAGTTCTTTCATGAGTGGTGTCTTTGACATTGGGGAATGATGTCTTCTCTGTATCCTTGTCCACCCGAACTAAGAAACTAATTATATCTGCTGTCAATGCAGAGTAGTGGAGACATTGAAAGATTACGCCATAAAAGCTCTTGTAAATACTGTGGACCATTTGGGCTCTGTAACATATAAGGTTAATGATCTCTTGGATGAGAAGGTTGATGAAGTTTCTGGAACAGAATTCCGTGTATCTTGCATTGAACAGGTATACTTGGATTTTCATTACTTAGTAAATGTTTAAAATGTATAATGCTTTTATTTGAGGTAATGAGGAAAATTAATTGATGATATGAGTGCTTTTCAGAAATTATTAAGGAATTGTCCATGAGCATACTTCAAATTTGAAGTTAGTGATTGGAACATGCttgtataataaatattaatctgCAAAGGGTGAGGGATAATTTTTTTCCTATGCTGTGTTTAAAGCACTTGATCAAGGGAGAAAAAAGCCTGCTAAAATGGAAAAATCACAATTTGCACCATGTTTAGCATGGTTTAGTATATATGCCATGATCCACTGAAAAATACATGAAAGAGTAGCAAGTCAATGACTTGCTTTCTGTGAAGTTGGTGATCATGTTAACTGGACTGAGATTGTTTGGGGAGTTCTGTAGATTCTGTGGTAGACCATAATTTACAACTTGACCTGTGACTGATAAAGTTTCCTAATCAGTTACAGTGCTTCTTGCATATCTTGTTTATTGTTAATTGATTGAATCTGACAgaagaattatgaaaaaagtAATCTCACTTGTGGTAATTGCTTGTCCATGGCAGTTAATTTCCTCTCTTTTAATCCAGACTTGTATGTTGGTATCCTAACCTTACACGTGGGGCTGGAAATTAAGTTGGTATTACAAATGAATAATTGGGAACACATTTTGTATGACAGTCAGAATGACGTTAACATCTTTGTTGTTCGTCTTCTTTTATAGAATAATTCTAGAGATTAGTGTACTTGTGAATTGTTCTGAAGTTAAAAGATCTATGCATGCTTCTTACTGAAAGATTGCCATTTTCACTTGGTACTGaatctttgtgttcttttcCTTGTTGTGATTTGTCAGAGACTACGTACATGCCAAGAATATATCGACCATGAGGGCATCACCCAGCAGTCACTGGTGATAAATACTCCAAAGTACCACAAGCGGTACATCTTGCCAGGCAATAATGCTTCCCTGTTTCTTTCACTGTTactattattatgattaatcAAATTTGTTGTTGGCTTTTCCTCTGCTATATAAAAGCTTGTATCTTTACATCCTGTTAATACATTTTCAGTTGGCGAGACAATGCATGGAGCTATTCGCACTAAATCAAAATACCTAGGATGCAACCTAGACGATGAAGATGATTGGCATCAGTTCCGGAATGGTAGGAAAGTCATCCTAGTCTTTATGGTTTTCTTATGTCTTCGGTAAGCTTGTGTAATAATGTTATCCTTTATTTGATCTGCTACCAAGCTGTTCGAGCTACAATCACAGAAACCCCAACAACTTCGGTCAGGTGAAAACTGATGTATCCttgctcaccaaataaaagATGGTGGTATAGTTAGAGTGGGTAATAACATTGAGTTAGTTCCATGCAGAAGAGGGCGTTCGCCATCACCTTCTCCACGGCCTCCGCACCGATCTGCAACTTTTTCGTTTACATCTACTATGCCCAAGAAAGAATTAGGTCGGTGTGCATCTTCTGTCATAAAAATTGCtcaaattttcatattttgtgCCCTCATCTTCCCTCTCAATTTCTCCctctaattgaaaataaatattttttaatttatgtactGCTGCTGCTCATCTGCTAAAAATGTCTTGTAAATTAGATAAGCGCTCAGTTTCACCTCATCGTTTCCCTCTGCTGCGTTCGGGGTCTGTGTCAAGTAGGCCAACAACACCAAATAGCAGCAGGCCTACCACTCCAAGTTCTGCTGCTGCAAGACGGCGAGTGAGTATATAATCATGTTATAATTGAGAAGGCATTGCAGATAAATCTGCATAGCAAGCATTAATGTGAATTCTTATAAAGCTTTAATTCCTTAAAAAATAGTAGTTATGTTCATCTAATGTTAATTGTTCTCTGCATCTTCCAGTATCTTTCAGAGCCTAGGAAGTCGGCTTCTATGCGTGTCCAGGCTGAAAAGGAAAATTCTAAAGACATTGAGCAATACCCTAGCAAAAGTAAACGCCTTCTCAAGGCCTTACTTAGTCGTcgcaaatcaaagaaagatgatATGCTATATACTTACTTGGATGAATATTgagggaaaagaaaagtgaTGTTGAGATCAAGAAAACAGAATTGAGATTGCAGGGAACTATATCAGACGTCCGATTTGTTGATTTTCTCCTCATTCAATCCTATTTTTGCCTTCTCTTTCCTCTGCGCAATAGTTATATAACGAAAGGTTATTTATCTTCCCAGTCCAATATTATTGCATGTATTGTTCCACAAGTATTCCATAGTAATGCACGAATCATAATTGATTCCTTTGCTGAGTTATGCCATTTTCTGTTCAATTTGAAgtaatagaattataattttggcTTCTTATATGATGTGAAAAACTTTGTTTTGTAGCAATTCTAATTTTCTTGCAACAGTTCATGGCTCCTTAGGCATCATAGTTTGGAAATTATATCATGGAGTATTCGTTTTTGGAAAATGGATTCTTATTCCTGTTTTGAAGATGAAGCAGCTGATAGAACCATTGGAAATATTCTCATCATTCAtttcatatttcatatttcataTGGTAATATGCTGATAGTCACTTAGGACAACATCATGAAGTAGTGCTAATTCCATTTCATTTGTGCTCGTCATTCTTGTAGTTGCACTTTCAGTTGAAATAGCATCCCATTCTTTTGATGTTCCTATGTCATCCTCATCCTGGAAAATTGGCTCAGGAATTTGATGGTTTTGAGACGTTTCCAAATTCTCCAGTTCCAATGCAACTTCTGCCATTGTTGGTCTTTTCTTGCCATTTAATCTTAAGCATCGTTTCGCCAGGTTAGCAATAGCAATAAGCTTACTTTCTTCTACCCCTGCCAAAAGTTGAGGATCCAATACATCAACTAGACGATTCTCTTCTATTGCTGACATGAATTTAGCAGCCAGTCCCATCTCTCCTTCTGTAACAATATCTGAAACTGGCTTCTGTCTCATCAGGAGCTCAACAAGAACTATTCCATAGCTATAGACATCACTTTTATCAGTATACTGGCTTGATTGAAAATATTCAGGATCCACATACCCAAATGTGCCTTGAACTAAAGTGGTCAGTTGAGTCTTCTCGGCTGGAACTGATCCTGAAATCCCAAAGTCTGATATCTTTGCTTTACGTTTTTCATCCAGAAGTATGTTGCTGGATTTTGTGTCCCTATGGTAAATTGGTACAGAAGCAGCAGAATGCATGTAGGCAACTTGCAATCCTTAGACGGTCAGTAGTTTGAAGAGGAAACTCAGAGTCCTCCTGTGGATCATGGAGGTGATTCCAAAGTGATCCATTAGATACAAATTCATGTACTAGTAGAGGAACTTCAGTTTCCAAACAGCAACCTAATAATTTAACCACATGCTTGTGATTTATCTGGGAAAGAATGACAACTTCATTTATGAACTGCCTGCTTTGGCCTTCATGCATCTTTGCAGACTTTTTCACAGCTAAAATAGTTCCATCTGATAGCATTCCTTTATAGACTGTGCCCTGCCCTCCTCGTCCAAGAATTTAATACAATCCTCATTATAAAAGTCTGGCTTTATCCAATTCCTCAGAAGTGAAAATCCTTGTCTTCTCAAGGTTGCCTGTGCTTGAAGAGATTTGTTGTTCTAATAGTAAACCccatttttcttgaaaagtaTCCTTTTATTCTTGAGACGCCTCCTTTTCTCTATTTGTTTATACAGCAGGTAAAACCcagcaaataaaaatatcatccCGAAGCCCAAGCTTAAACCTGTACACATGGGAGAGCAGAAAGATGTTAATATCTTTGTTTTACCTAAAAAAATACTTGGCTATTAGGCATGAACTTTCAGCTATGTAATTGTGGTCCAAATGGTTATGGCTTTTTAAGTCATGATTAGGGTGGCAGGTTCAGGATCCATAGCCTTGCCTTATTTGTTATGAAGAAAGTGTAGAATATACCTATAGCCAAACTAGTTTTCCCAATTCCTTTACAACCCACTTTTCCATCTCCATACATGAGTGCTGGGCAGTGACAAGTCTAATTTCCGATTGTGTTGGTACAGGACCCGTCACACGGATGCTTTTGCCGGTCGTCGCACTCATCAATATCTGAGGAATGACCCAGAAGATCAGATGGATGAAAATGGTAAATAGTAAGAAGATCCACACATTCATAAGAGATTAATATACCTTGACATCCTTGATAAAGGTTCCCTGTGAATCCTTCTTTGCATGAGCAGTGATATCCAGGACCAGATTCATTGTCGGTGCAAATGGTGTTATGGCCGCACGCATATAAAGATAACCCCGCATtatcagcagcagcagcaagaGCCTGTTTACACGTCTTATTGTCTGCGACCTAGTCGACCACCACACGTGGTTTAAAAGTGATGTCATATGGGTCCTTTGTGAGATTGATCTTGTTAACATAAGCAGAATCTTGATCATTAATGAAGAATACATTAGTTGCATCTCTAGTTCACCTTCTCACTGTAGTTTGCCTCACTACCTATTCCAACCACCAAATCTTTTAGTCCCTTTGGGATTGAGGTCTGGCAACATCCAACTCCAGAGCAAGAACCTTTCTCATCAACTATCGATACCCCTCCTCATCACACAATGAAGTACAACGCCGCCTTATCACATGGTCCACATATAAACCTGAAATGAGAGCTAAAGTATCACAACCTAGACCTACAAGCTTGTTTCTTGTGGATGAGAATGTGAAGGGACTGTATAATCCTAATGAGATACTGTAAGTAAACGTAGAAACCGGCTTTCCGGACCTGTAGCAGTCGTATCCAGCTACCGCACTAATGATCATAGTGCCTTCATCCAAAGATAAACTAAGAACGCGAATATTGCCTTCACCCATCAACAGATAAGCGGAACTGCCAGTGTAGTTGCATTTGAGCAGGAAGTGGGGACTAAATGCACATTTTGCATCTCCAATTCCGAAAGGATAAGGAACACTCACGTTCCCAGATGAATTCGTGCAGTTAGGTACTTCTGCAATTGATCTTTCAATTATTGCAAGCAATATTATGTCGCATAGCATAAATATTTGCCAAATCATTTTCAGTATTTTCTGCATTGCATATATgcatcattattaatattttatagctTCTTTTATTCATCACAACTTGGCCCAGTGATCCCCCAAGACACTAGTAGCACTTCACTGCCCTATTCGTCACAAATGTATACATATAGATTACAAGTGTTAAAACATTTTAAGATCGATGTTTATTacatttacatatatgttatgcCAGTAAATTAGATATGCAGATGATTTGTTAACATGTTTTCCGAATTTGGTAATTCGGATTGTTAATGCCAGGCCGTTTTGTTGGTTGTAAAGGCAGCTTGTGATTTAAGTAATTGCATGGTGTTATGGGCTGAATCAAAAAGCAAGGAGGTGATATATTCCCCATGCATTTCCAAGAGTCTCATCTGATGCTTTTATTGTTGAAGAAATTTCACAGGCacgttttctttttaaaaaaaaatttattttcacgacttttttaaattttgattttatgattttcttttaaaattattttatttatatagttttttctttactttttctgaattttataaaaaaaagatattaaaatatattaaaagagcattatttaatttgtattattgtcaaagatataattattgttcttatatatatatatatatatatatatatatatatatatatatatatatatatatatatatatatatatatgttttaatgaTAATGAAAAGTGTCTTttgatgataataaaaattatatttttaaaaatatatcatatgatatataaaaaaatatcaaaatgcagttaaaatacataaagataaaattacaataaaatcaaaaaagtCATTAGAGGGTGCCAAAATGGTAGTATTGTGTTTACAACAACTATTTGAGAACAAGATAACAGAAGAGCTGAACTCTCTATGCTGTCTACTTCAAGTTCTGCCTTCTTCTTTAGAGGacttctctatatatagaggtcttGGAGCTTTGGATGCCTTTCACgggctttggatgcttttgTTAGTGGAGTAGAAATGATTCCACTTGTCTTTGGCGTGTTGCAATAATGCTTCACAAGCTTTGAAACTTTTGGAATAATGCCAACCTTCTTTTGATAAAGCTGTCGGCCATTTCTTTgaaagaatcttttgcttttttgactttttcttttgcttttgtcttttctttttcttttcttttctatttctttttctttttctttttgatatggGCTTTAAGCCTATTACAAAGATCCTTGGGCTGCCGTTTCCGGTTTTCAACCCATGGGCTTTATCAAGGAGATAACCTTATGAGACTTTGAATATTCCATATCAATCGTCTCCAGCTGAATCATCCAAGTCAAATGCAGCAGTACTGGCACTGGAAGAGGATGATGGTGATACTTTGGATTTGCCTTTGGAAGAAGCTGTTTCAGACAACTGttttattagttgtaggaaATCTTCTTCGGTCTGGGTAGCAGCAAGCTTTGGAAGTAAAAATGACTTTTGTGCCAAGaacgttgtttgttctttGGGGGGTGGCA
The Ricinus communis isolate WT05 ecotype wild-type chromosome 1, ASM1957865v1, whole genome shotgun sequence DNA segment above includes these coding regions:
- the LOC8272404 gene encoding protein ABIL2, whose protein sequence is MTASTASREASNYDEVSMQQSLLFSDSLKDLKNLRTQLYSAAEYFELSYTNDDQKQIVVETLKDYAIKALVNTVDHLGSVTYKVNDLLDEKVDEVSGTEFRVSCIEQRLRTCQEYIDHEGITQQSLVINTPKYHKRYILPVGETMHGAIRTKSKYLGCNLDDEDDWHQFRNAVRATITETPTTSVRRGRSPSPSPRPPHRSATFSFTSTMPKKELDKRSVSPHRFPLLRSGSVSSRPTTPNSSRPTTPSSAAARRRYLSEPRKSASMRVQAEKENSKDIEQYPSKSKRLLKALLSRRKSKKDDMLYTYLDEY